The proteins below are encoded in one region of Rhinolophus sinicus isolate RSC01 linkage group LG07, ASM3656204v1, whole genome shotgun sequence:
- the LOC109439627 gene encoding olfactory receptor 7A17 produces the protein MEAENLTRVSEFVLLGLSEEPDLQPLIFGLFLSMYLITVLGNLLIILAVSSDSHLHTPMYFFLANLSFVDICFTSTTIPKMLVNIETQNKVITYEGCITQMYFFLLFGVLDDFLLTVMAYDRFVAICHPLHYTVIMHPRLCGLLLLVSWITCILNSLLQSLMVLRLSFCADLQIPHFLCELNQMIQLACSDTFLNNMVMYFAALLLGVGPFACILYSYCKIVSCIRAMSSAQGKYKAFSTCASHLSVVFLFYCTMLGVYLCSAVTHNAHSSATASVMYTVITPMLNPFIYSLRNKDIIQALKALFVKLTTNRPIV, from the coding sequence ATGGAAGCAGAAAATCTTACAAGAGTTTCAGAATTTGTTCTCCTGGGACTTTCAGAGGAGCCAGACCTGCAGCCCCTCATCTTTGGGcttttcctctccatgtacctgATCACTGTGTTAGGAAACCTGCTCATCATCCTGGCCGTCAGCTCAGACTCCCATCTCCACAcacccatgtacttcttcctggcCAACCTGTCCTTTGTGGACATCTGTTTCACCTCCACCACCATCCCTAAGATGCTGGTGAACATCGAGACACAGAACAAAGTCATAACCTATGAAGGCTGCATCACACAGATGTACTTTTTCCTACTCTTTGGAGTGTTGGATGACTTTCTCCTGACCGTGATGGCCTATGACCGCTTCGTGGCCATCTGTCATCCCCTGCACTACACGGTCATCATGCACCCCCGGCTCTGTGGACTGCTGCTTCTGGTGTCCTGGATCACGTGTATCCTGAATTCCTTATTACAAAGCTTAATGGTGCTGAGGCTGTCCTTCTGTGCAGACTTGCAAATCCCCCACTTTCTCTGTGAACTCAACCAGATGATCCAACTTGCCTGTTCTGACACCTTTCTTAACAACATGGTGATGTATTTTGCAGCTCTCCTGCTTGGTGTTGGTCCTTTCGCTTGTATCCTTTACTCATACTGCAAGATCGTTTCCTGCATACGTGCAATGTCCTCTGCTCAGGGGAAGTATAAAGCGTTTTCTACTTGTGCGTCTCACCTCTCAGTTgtcttcttattttattgtacTATGCTGGGAGTGTACCTCTGCTCTGCTGTGACCCACAATGCACACTCTAGTGCTACAGCCTCGGTCATGTACACAGTGATCACACCCATGCTGAATCCCTTCATCTACAGTCTCAGGAATAAAGACATCATACAGGCTCTAAAAGCATTGTTTGTGAAGCTAACCACAAATAGACCAATTGTCTAA
- the LOC109454325 gene encoding olfactory receptor 2Z1 gives MGDMNMNQSVTSDFLLVGLFSHSGSPQLLFSLVAAMFIMGLLSNTVLLFLICMDSRLHTPMYFMLSQLSLFDVGFPLVTIPKMASEFLQEEGSISFGGCAAQIFFLTMMGVAEGILLALMAYDRYVAVCYPLQYPVLMRQQVCLLMVGCSWLAGVLNASIQTSITLHFSYCASRIVDHFFCEVPALLKLSCTDTSAYELALSVSGVLILVLPLSLIATSYCHVLGAVLRMRSDEARNKAFTTCSSHITVVGLFYGAAVFMYMVPGAYHSPQQDNVVSLFYSLVTPMLNPLIYSLRNREVRMALVKVLNRAGVRPK, from the coding sequence ATGGGGGATATGAATATGAATCAATCAGTGACCTCTGACTTCCTTTTGGTGGGCCTCTTCAGTCACTCAGGGTCACCTCAGCTACTCTTCTCCCTGGTGGCTGCCATGTTTATCATGGGTCTCCTGAGCAACACTGTCCTGCTTTTCCTGATCTGCATGGATTCCCGGCTCCACACACCCATGTACTTTATGCTCAGTCAACTTTCCTTGTTTGATGTTGGCTTCCCCCTGGTCACCATCCCCAAGATGGCGTCAGAATTCCTGCAGGAAGAAGGTTCCATCTCCTTTGGGGGTTGTGCAGCTCAAATATTCTTCCTTACAATGATGGGTGTGGCTGAGGGCATCCTATTGGCTCTTATGGCCTATGACCGTTATGTTGCTGTGTGCTACCCCCTGCAGTATCCTGTGCTTATGAGGCAGCAGGTGTGCTTGCTCATGGTGGGCTGTTCCTGGCTGGCAGGTGTGCTCAATGCCTCCATTCAGACCTCCATCACTCTACACTTCTCCTACTGTGCCTCCCGCATTGTGGACCACTTCTTCTGTGAGGTGCCAGCCCTGCTGAAGCTCTCCTGTACAGACACTTCTGCCTATGAGTTGGCGCTGTCCGTCTCTGGGGTGCTGATCCTTGTGCTTCCCCTTTCCCTCATCGCCACTTCCTATTGCCATGTGTTGGGGGCTGTTCTACGCATGCGCTCAGATGAGGCCCGAAACAAGGCTTTCACCACCTGCTCTTCACACATCACAGTCGTGGGGCTCTTTTATGGTGCAGCTGTGTTCATGTACATGGTACCAGGTGCCTACCACAGCCCACAGCAGGACAATGTGGTCTCCCTCTTCTACAGCCTAGTCACCCCAATGCTTAACCCCCTCATCTACAGTCTGAGGAACCGGGAAGTGAGAATGGCTTTGGTTAAAGTGCTCAACAGAGCTGGGGTCAGGCCAAAGTGA